The stretch of DNA TCATGCTCATCCCCATGGAGGCCAGCACGGCCGGATCCACCTGGACGCGGACCGCCGATTGCGCGCCGCCGCCCAGATCAACCTCACTGACCCCGTTCACCTGGGAAATGGCGGGCAACAGCAATTCATTGGCGTAATCGTACACCTTCGAACGCGGGATGCTGTCGGAGGTGAGGGCGAGAATCAGGATGGGCGTGTCGTTGGGGTTGGCCTTGCGATAGGTCGGCGGGTTAGGCAGCCCGGCCGGAAGCTCGCTCGACGCGGCGTTGATCGCGGCCTGAACATCTCTGGCCGCGCCGTTGATGTCCCGGCTCAGGTCAAACTGCAGGACGATGCGGGCGCCGTTCATCTGGCTAGTGGAGGTGATCTCGTTGACGCCGGCAATGTTGGCGAAGCGGCGCTCCAGCGGCGCAGCCAGGGACGTGGCGGCGGTCTCAGGATCTGCCCCCGGATAGTTGGCCTGAACGTTGATGGTCGGAAAATCTACCTGCGGCAGCGGGGCGACCGGTAGAAAATGATAAGCGACCAGACCGGCCAGCATCAGCCCGATCGCCAGGAGCGAAGTGGCGATGGGCCGGCGAATAAAGGGTTCCGAAATGCTCATGGCAACTAACTGCCGGTGCGGTCAGCTCAACACCGGCTCCAATTCCTCTTTTTTGGCCGGCGCCTCTTTACGGCGGCGGGTAAAGAACGTGCCGAGCTTATCCATGTACAGGTAAATCACCGGCGTGGTGTAGAGCGTGAGGATCTGCGAAAGGAGCAAACCGCCGACGATGGTGATACCCAGCGGCTTGCGTAACTCCGAGCCGGTGCCTTCCTGGATGGCCAGCGGCAAGGCGCCGAGCAGGGCTGCCATCGTCGTCATCATGATCGGACGGAAACGGAGCAAACAGGCCTCATAGATCGATTCTTCCGGCGTCTTGCCCCGTTCCCGCTCAGCCTCAAGCGCGAAGTCGATCATCATGATCGCGTTCTTTTTAACAATCCCGATCAGCAGGATGATGCCGATCAAGGCGATGAGCGAAAAATCTATGTTTAGCAGCAACAGCGCCAACAACGCGCCGACGCCTGCGGAGGGCAGGGTCGAGAGGATGGTGATCGGATGGATGTAACTCTCATAGAGAACGCCGAGCACAATGTAGATCACGACGATGGCCGCCAGGATCAACCAGGGTTCCGAACTGAGCGAAGACTGGAACTCCGCGGCGGTACCGGTAAAACTGCTGGTGATGGTGTCCGGCATGCCGATCGCATCCTTTGCCTGCTGGATCGCCTGGACCGCCTGGCCGAGGGATTTACCCGGCCCGAGATTAAACGAGATCGTGGCGGCCGAGAACGAGTTCTGGTGCAGAATTACCAAGGGTGCGGTCGTGGTCCGCATGGTGGCGATCGCGGAAAGCGGCACCTGGATGCCTCCGGCGGTGATCTGGCCGCTGGCCGTAATGGCGCCGGTGACGGAACCCTGGCCGGCGTTGTTACCGGTCGCGTTCACGTAGATTTTGTTCAGCGTGTCCGGCGAACTCTTAAACTGCGGTTGAACCTCCATCACCACCCAGTACTGGTTCAGCTGGGTGAAGATTAACGAGATCTGGCGTTGGCCGAAACAGTCGTACAATACGTTGTCAACCGCATCGATCTGCACGCCGAGCCGGGACGCCTTCTGGCGGTCGACGTCGATCACCTGCTGTAAGCCGTTGGACTGCTGGTCGCTGGCGACATCACTGAGTTCAGGATGTTTTCGCAATTCAGCCAGAAACTTCGGCGTCCACTCGGCCAGCTCTGCGGCATTCGTGTCCTCCAGCACGTACTGGTACTGCGTACGGCTGATCCGCGTGTCGATCTGGAGATCCTGCACGGATTGCATGAACAAGGAAATGCCCTCGACGTTCCCGGTCGCTTCCCTCAGGCGGGCAATGATCTGGTCGGCGCTTGCGTGGCGCTGGTCGCGCGGTTTCAAGATGATGTAAAGGCGCCCGGTGTTCATCGTCGCGTTGACCGTCCCGGCGCCGACGAAAGAGGCGACGGCCTGCACGTCCGGGTCTTTTTCCACGATGTCGGAGATCTGCCGCTGGCGCGCCAGCATCGCCTGAAAGGAAATGTTCTGCGCGGCATCCGTAACCCCGATGATTTCGCCGGTATCCTGCTGCGGCAGCAGGCCTTTCGGGATGACGACGTAGAGGTAGATCGTGGCGACCAGCGTGGCGACGGCGATCAGCAACGTGGTGAAACGATGGCGCAGGACCAGTTTCAACCCTGCTTCATAGAAATGAAGCATCCCTTCGAACATGCTCTCGGTCCATCGAAAAAACCTGTTCTCCTGATGACCTTTCTTGATCGGTTTAAGGAACCGGGCGCACATCATCGGCGTCAGGGTCAGCGAAACGATGGCCGACACGATCACCGCGACGCTCAGCGTGATGGCAAATTCGCGAAATAACCGGCCGACGATCCCGGTCATGAAAAGCAGGGGGATAAAGACTGCGATCAGCGAAATGCTCAGGGAGATGACCGTGAAACCGATCTGGCGCGATCCCTTGAGCGCCGCTTCCAGGGGCTGTTCTCCTTCTTCGATGTAGCGGAAGATGTTCTCGATCATCACGATCGCGTCATCCACGACGAAGCCGGTCGAGATGGTCAGGGCCATCAACGACAGGTTATTCAGGCTGAAGCCGAGCAGGTACATCACCCCGAAGGTGCCGATCAGCGAAAGCGGCAAGGCAACGCTCGGGATGACCGTGGCCCAGACCCTTCGCAGGAAGATAAAGATCACCAGGATCACCAGCACGACCGTCAACAGCAACGTGAACTGCACGTCCCGGACGGAGGCCCGGATCGTCTCGGTCCGGTCGGTGAGAACGGACACCTTGACCGAGGGCGGGAAGGAAGCCGTCAGACGCGGAAGCAAACGTTTGATGCGGTCGACGGTCTGGATGATGTTGGCGCCGGGCTGGCGCTGGACGTCCACGATGACGGCCGTTTTCTTGCCGACCCAGGCGGCTAACTGGTCGTTTTCGACCCCGTCGAACACGTTGGCAACGTCACTCAGCTTTACCGGTGCGCCGTTACGGTACGCGACGATCAGCTTCTGGTACTGGGCCGCATCCAGCAGCTGGTCATTGGAATTGATGCTGTAAGCTTGCCTGGCCCCGTTGAAGCTTCCTTTGGGCTCGTCGGTGTTTGCCTGGCTGATGATGTTGCGGATGTCTTCAGGGCCCAGCCCGAGCGCGGCCAGGGATGACGGGTTAAACTGGATGCGGACGGCCGGTTTCTGGTCTCCCTCGATCGTGACGAGGCCGACCCCCTGAACCTGGCTGAGTTTTTGCGCAAGCAGCGTGTCGGCAAAGTTGTTAACCTGGGCAATCGGCAGCGAATCCGAGTAGATCGCCAGGGTCAAAATCGGGGTATCGGCCGGATTTACCTTGTTGTAGACGGGCAGGTTAGGCAGATCGCTCGGCAGATAACCCCTGGCAACGTTGATGGCCGCCTGCACATCCTGGGCAGCCACGTCGATGTCGCGGTTCAGGTTGAACTGCATCGTGATCGTGCTGACGCCGAATGAACTCGTCGAGTTCATCGAGCTTAACCCGCTGATCTGCGCAAATTGCGTCTCCAGAGGGGTGGTGACCGCCGTGGTCATAACGTCCGGGCTGGCCCCGGGGTATCGGGTAACGACCTGGATCGTGGGAAAATCAACGGTCGGCAGCGACGAGATGGGCAGGAGGAAATACCCGAGCAGGCCCAACAGGATGACCCCCACCATCAGCAGGGAAGTCGCGATCGGCCTCCGGATAAAGATCTCGGAAACGTTCATGGTCAGTCCTACGGGCCGTCTAATTAATGAAAATGACGGTGCGCCCCGCCGCTCGGGTTGGGCTGCTGGTCATTAAACGTCTGGTTCTGCTGGTAAGGATTGGGAGTGCCGGCCGGGACGGGTGGCCTGCCGGCGTTCTGGGCCTGGTAGGCTTCGAGCTGACCCGGATTCGGGGTTTGCTCCGGAGCAGGCGCCTGGCTGTTCGCCGCCACCGGCCCGTTGTCGCCCGCGCTGCCCGCCTGGTGCCTTGTTGCCCTCCGGCCCGCGCCAGCGGCGCCCGGCTGCCGTCCATTCTCGTTGGCAGCCACCTGGGCCTCGCCCTGTTGTTGTTGCTGCTGTTGTTGCTGTTGCTGATCGGGATTGGCGTTCTGCTCGTTTTGGGCGAGGGACTTGGCCGCCTGGCTGTTGGCCGGTACGATCTCGACCTTCATGTTCGGCTCGAGTTTGTACTGGCCGTCGACGACCACCTGTTCCCCTGCCTGTAACCCTTTGTTGATCAGGGCCTCTTCCCCGTCAATCTGCCCGACTTCAACCGGCCGCATTTCAGCTTTTTTGTCCTGCGTGATCACGTAAGCAAACGTCCCATTCGGACCCCGTTGCACAACCGAAGCCGGAACCACCAGCCCATCCTTCTTCGTTTCCACCAGCAGGCGGGTGTTCACGAACTGGCCGGGCCAGAGCTGAAAATGAGCGTTATTGAAGTCCGCTTTCAGTTGAACGGTGCCGGTGGTCGTATCGATCTGGTTGTTGACCACCGCCAGCGTGCCGTCATCTTCAAGCTGCTGGCTCTGGGTTTCGTCCAGGGCGATGACCTTGAGGGGCCCCTTGGCAAAGGCCTGGTTGATCCGGGCAACGTACTGCTGCGGCAGGGTGAAGACCACCGAAATCGGCTGCAGCTGCGTGATGGTCACGAGGGTCGAGCTGGGATTCACCAGGTTGCCTTCGTCCGTCTGCCGGATACCGCAGCGCCCGTCGAGCGGAGCCGTCACCTGGGTGTAGCTCAGCTGGGTCTGGGCGTTATCGACGGCGGCCTGGTCCCCTTTGACGGTCGCATCCAGCTGATCAACGAGGAAGCGTTGGGTATCGTACGTCTGCCGATCCAAAACGCCTTTGTTGAGGAGATCCGTGTCCCTGGTGAGGACTCCCTTGGCGTTGTTAAGCTGGGCGTCGTCGGCGTTCTTCCGGGCGATCGCCTGGTCAAGCTGAGCCTGGTAAGGGCGCGGGTCAATGACGCCCAGCACATCACCCTTTTTTACGTCCTGCCCCTCCCGGAACTTTACCGAAAACAGGTAACCGCTGATCTGGGGGTGAACCACGACGGTGTTGTAGGCCTGCACCGTCCCGATGCCGTTCAGATAAATCGGCACATCCTTCTTCTGCACCGTGCCGGCCACCACCGGCGCAGGCCCGCCCGGGCCGCCCCGTCCGCCCGGACCGCCACCATGGCCGTGACTGCCTCCGCCGTTTCCTCCCTGGTTTTGACCCGCCGCAGCCTGCCCTTCGGGGGTCGCCGGGTGCATAAAGTGCGTATAATAAAACCAGCCTCCTCCCGCCAGAATGAGCAGGGATCCCAGGATCAATAACCAACGCCGTGAAGCCATAGCGAATCTTCTTTTCTTCTTAACCAAACATACGAAGGACGTGAGGTGAATTGCTGCTTACGTAGTAGACTCTTATGCGGCGCAGGACCTTCACGCTAAAGCGATCGGTTCGTCGGCATCGTGCGCCTTGCCTTACGGGGTTTGCAAAATTCATCAGTGCGGCGGGCTTAAGGTTTCTCAGGCCGGAGGGAACGCCCCAACGGACGTACCCGGCAGGGAGAAAATAGGCAGGTTGCGTGCCCAGTCACACGGCGGGCACGGCGTCACACCACGATCACAGCGGGGAAGACGGGCACAACGAAAGAGTTCACATGGCGAACACGGCGAGCCACAGCGAACACGGCGGAAGAAGGGCAAAGGGTTCGGAGTTCGGTCACACGGCGGGCACGGCGGGTTGGGCGGGCACGACGTAAGAGTTCACACGGCGAGCCCCGGCGACCACGGCGGAAAGAGGAAGAGTTCGGGGCTCGGAGCGGAAGAGAATGGCACAAATGACACCGAGTGCCGGGTAAGAGAGGCGCTATATCCGTCGTATGCCCCCTAATCTGTGTCAATCTGTGTAATCTGTGGATGTTTTCTCTTTTCTGCGTTCTCTGCGGATGATTGTGTCTTCCCGCCGCGGCAAGGTTGACTCCGGCTATCGGGTGCCTCCGAACTCCGAACTCCGAGCCCTCCCTCTACCGGTGCGATTCTTCCCACCGGGCCCGGTCGGCCAGCAACAGGCATTGGCCGCCGGCCAGAAAGACCCGCGAGCGCAACGGAAAAGCTTCGACCGAACGGTCGAGCCCGAGCACGAGCGCGGCCCAGTTGCTGTACTCGCCCGAAAGCAGCTGCGACGCGTATCTGAGGTCGCGCGTCAGCGGCGTCAGGTAAAGCATGACGATCGGCCCGCCCAAGGTTTGATAGTCCATGTACTCTCCAAAGGTGGCGGGCTTGTCCGGGAGCCAGAGTCCCTTGCGATCACCGTACCAAGCCACGGCCCAGGGCATGTCGGACGAGATGACCTCGTTCGGCTTCGACCACCGCTGGAGATTCTGGAGCATGCTTGGAAGGTAGGGGGGAAAATTGACGGGCGGATTGCCCGGCAGAAACCCGATCAGGGACGGCAAGGCCGAGATCATGCCCAGGCCGACCAGAAGCAGTACGCGCAATACGCCCGGGTCTGCGTACAACCGGTTGAGGACGATCAGGACAAAAGCCAGGCCGTAAAGGGTCATGGGCGGCCCGAACAGAAGGTGGATCTGGTTAGGGTCAAGCCATTTGGTTTCAATGCCGGCCAACACCGTGCCGACGAATGTGCCGGCCCACATCAACCCCAGGGCCCATTTGAAGCTGTCGGTGGCCGGCCGTCTGAACCGGTGCAGCAGGGTCAGGAAGAAGATGGGTGCGACCAGCACGCCTCCCAGCAGGGTGCCCATGGCCTGCAGTTGGTCGATAAAGCTCGCCTGGATTCGTCGCCGGAACAGGTTGGGGGTGATGGACGCCAGATCAGGCGCGGGTCTACGCAGCCAGCCGCTCTCGGTATTGATGACGTCATGTAACCAGGCGAACGGGCTCAGCCCAAAGGGCAGGTGGCTCACCTGGTAATTGTGCCAGATCCAGAGTGAGAGAAGGCTGAGGCAGCCCAAAGCAGGCACGGTCGCCGCGTAGAGGCGCGGCCGGAAGTGGAGTGCGCAGAAGATAAAGGCCCCAATCGCCACAAACAAAGTAAGTGGCTGGGTGAGGCTCATCAGCCCGAAAATCAGACCCAACAGCGCCAGTGAAACGTAAGGGAGCCGGTCCCGGTTTTTCGTTTGGAGGGCCTGTTCCAGGCAGGTGAGGGCGAGACTGAAGAGGAACAAAAGCAGCATCTGGGGCAGGCCGGACAATGAAAACTGCCAGAACTGATCAGCCAGAAGGATGAAAACGGCAGCGGCGACGGCGATCCGCTGGTCGAACAAACGTACGGCCAGCCGGAACGTGAGCAGTACCGAGAGCAGGAAAAACAGCATGCTCGTTGCCGCAATCACCCGGTCAGCGGCATAGACCGGGTGAGCAATATCGACCTGCATGGCCCAGGTAGACCGGGCCGCACCAAGGGCGACCGCATTCACCAAGGGTTGGAAGGGCGCATGGTAGACTTCGGGCAGATGTTCCGGGACCACCCCTTGGGACGGCGATTGGGCCTGCTGAAAAAGAGAAATCTCAACCGGGCGGTAATTTTTGGTGCTGAATCCGTGACCGGCGGCGATCTCGCGGGCGACCTGGGCCTGGTCGATTCCGTCCTGGGTGGAAAGGCCGCGGAACTGCACAAGGAGGTAAAGCAGGGCAAGCGCAAGGATGCCGGCCGCAATTAACGTCAGACGGATAGCCCCGGCCCACCTGCCTTGTTCTAGGGCGCGAAGGAAGCTCTGCAGCTGAATTCCACCGCTCGCCATGTCAATCCGGCAGATTCAGCTCGCGCAACCGCCGGTGCAGCGTACGGCGGCTGATGCCCAAACGTTTGGCTGCTTCCGTCCGGTTGCCATGGCTTTCTTCCAAAGCGCGCATGATTAGCCGGATCTCATTGTCATGCAAATTCATTTGATCGGATTTGGCCTCGGACCTCGGACTCAGGTCCGGCGTATCACCGCGGACGGTGGCCGGCAGGTCGCGCAAGGTGATCTGCGGGCCGGTTGCCAGGGTCACACCCGAATCAATGGCGCCCTTGAGCTCGCGCACGTTGCCGGGCCAATTGTATTGCACCAGACGGTCCATGGTTTCGGGAGACAACGGCCGCAACGGTTTGCCGTCCCGCTGGCTGATCTCTTTGAGGAACGCGGTGGCCAGGAGTGGAATGTCCTCCTTGCGCTCACGCAACGGCGGCACCCGGATCTGGACGACGTTCAGGCGATAGAAAAGATCCTCACGGAATTTTCCTTCGCGGACGAGTTCGGGGAGGTCACGATTGGTGGCGGCGATCAAACGCACGTCCGCCTTGATGGTCTGGTTGCCCCCGACGCGTTCGAACACGCCCGGATCCAGCGCCCGCAGCAGTTTTACCTGCACGCCCGGATCGATCTCGCCGATCTCGTCCAGGAAGAGGGTGCCGCCGGCGGCCTGCTCAATGCGCCCGATCCGGCGTTCAATGGCGCCGGTGAACGCGCCCTTTTCGTGTCCGAACAATTCGCTTTCGATCAGTTGCGGCGGAAACGCCGCGCAATTGACGGCCACGAATCTGGTTTTCTGGCGGCTACTCAGGTTGTGAATCGCGTGGGCAATCAGTTCCTTGCCCGTGCCGCTCTCGCCCATGATCAGGGCGGTTGCCCGGCTCGGGGCAACCTGGCGAATGGTGTCGTAGATGCGGTGCATGGCCGGTGATTCGCCGATGAGATTTTCAAGGCCGAACCTTTCGTGAACCTGTTGTTTTAACTGCAGGTTTTCCTGTTCGGTCTGGCGGCTCCGGATGGCGCGCGCGACCTTGATCTCGAGCTCATCGATGTTGACCGGTTTGGTGACAAAATCGTAAGCGCCATGCTTCATGGCTTCGACGGCCGTGGCGATCGAGCCGTAGGCGGTCATGAGAATGCAGATGGGGGGACGTGGCCGGCGCAGGATTCGATCGATCAATTGCAAACCATCATCGCCGCCCAGCCGCAGGTCGGTCAGGACAAGGTCAATCTGGTCGGCATCCAGGGCGGTCAGCGCTTCAACGGCATTGCCGGCCGTGTAAACGTCAAAGTTTTCCTCAAACGAACGGCGCAACCCCTCGCGGGTGTGCTTTTCGTCATCGACGATGAGGATGGTACCCTGCATGGGAAAAAACCGGAACGGATTCGACGGCCGATTACCTGCGTCCTTACTTTTCTTCCGCGATGTCCGGCTGGCTGTCGCCGGCTTCAAGTAACCGGACGCGTTTATCGCCATGCGGCAAATGCACGGTGACCTGGACCCCTTTACCCTCATTACTCTCGATCTCGATTTCACCGCCGTGTTCGCGGACGATCCGGCGGACGATCAGGAGCCCCAAACCTGAGCCGTTGGATTTGGTCGTGTAATAAGGGCGGAACAGTTTGCTCATGTTTTCCGGCGAGATTCCACCGCCGGTGTCGGCGAACGTCACGGAGACGTAGGCCTCATCCCACCAGGAACGAATGTGCAGGATCCCGCCCGTGCGCATGGCCTGGACCGCATTTTTGATAACGTTGTAGAAGGCTTGCTTGAGCTGGTCACGGTCCACCTCGGCCCTGGGCAGATCCGCTGCCAGGTCCATTTCCATCAGGATGTCGCGGTCCTGGATCTCGGTACGGATGAAGGAAACGGTTTCTTTGAGAAGTTCGTTGATATCGGCGGAAACGAATTGGGGGCTGGTCGGCCGGATGGCACGCAGGAATTGCTGGATGATGGAATCGAGCCGCCGGATTTCACCTTTGGCGACGTCGAGCAATTCCTGGATGCTGTTGCGCACCTCTTCGGGCACGCGGCGCAGCTTCCGGTCGATGAGTTGCAGGTGAATATTCAGGGAGTTAAGGGGGTTCCCGATCTCGTGGGCAACGCCCGCCGCCAGCAGGGTCAACGCCGATAATTTTTCGCTCTCGATGGTCCGCTCCGCCGTTTTCCGGTCCTCGGTGATGTCCCGCAGGATGATGACGTGCCCGACCATGCTGCCGTGGACGGGCATTTTGCTTGCCCCCGGGTGGTCGTCGAGATGCAGCGGCGTCACGTAAAAGTTCAGAAAACGATGCTGCGGATAAAAGATTTCGATGTCGCGGCTGACGGTCCCCCCCATGGAGCGCAGGGCGAGCCAATCGAGCCCGCGCAGGACTTCGGTCAACGGCCGGCCCAGCACGTTCTCATCGTCGACCGCAAAGAATTGCTGGGCGGCGGAGTTCAGGAACTGAATTTTACCCTGCATGTCCGTGACGATGACGCCTTCCTGCAACGCATCAAAGATCCGTTCCAAAAACCCTTTTTCCCGGGCCAGCCGGACCAGGTAATTCTGCACCTCCTCCGGTTGGACCCGCCGGATACGTTCGATAAGTTTATCGATAAAGCCCGACCTCATGGTTCAAAGTTGATGGTGGATAACCTGGCGAGGGCGGTGCTGTAGAGCGCCGGCGGAATTTGTTCGGCTCCAGCCGTCTCGGCGGCTGACGGGCTCCAAAGCTCAGGCGGTAAGGCATGCATGAAACGCATGGACAGAACCTGCAATTTGCCCGTCCACTCCGGAGAGTCCACGGTCAGATGACGAATCTGATAATCTTTCTGGCGCACCACGACGGTAGCATTCCAGGGAGGCGGCCGATTGCTCTGGATGAGCTCAGTGGCGGGATGCAAGTCGATGCTCCAGGCCGGCTGGTTTTCGGCGTCTTTGGCCGGCTGGAAACGGCTGATCTGGAAGAGGGCAGGCAACAGGACAATCTGATTGTCACGCAACGGTAAGCGGAAATCGGGGATGGCGGTAACCGGCCCGGGTGGCCCGGCGGCGGCGATGACCCGATCAGCTACCGCGCGCGGGTAGATCCAGACCTGTTGTCCCTGCCGGCAAAAGATGATGTGATCGCCCGGACCCGCGGTTTCAATCCGCAGCCGGTCCGGCATCTGCAGACTTACCCGTAAGGTGCGGTGCAGCAAAGAGCCTGCGGCCAGCGAACCGTTTGTGCCCGATGCTTCCTGCAGCACCACGTCCGCTTGCATCGCTTTGATGGACGATTTGGAATAAAAAAGCGCCCCGTAAGGCTGTAGCACGTGGGCGAGCACATCGTATTTGTTTTCTGCGCGCGCGCTTTGCTCCACCCATATCAGGCCCATGAGGGCAAGCAGGCAGCGCCATGCCATACGGCGGTTTTCGATCACCGGTTACAATAATGGGGAGTTGCCCCGAAACGCAATCCGCATAGCGCGCAGAGATTGCACTTCTGGTACGGGACGCTAAAACATAGCGGTTGTGCTTGGTGTGACGTGTCTGCTGGCCGCCCAGACCCGAGGGCTGGTCTATGCCTTTACCGAAGCGACCCTGGAAGGAAAGCTGGTGCTCGCCGCCCTTTTTATCGGATCAATCTTCAGCTGGTCGGTCATGATCACGAAAATCCGGGTGGTACGCCTGGCGCGGATGCAGAATGACCGTTTCCTGGAACTGTTCCGGTCGGACCGCCAGCCGCTGAACATTTACGATTCGAAAATCCGCTTTGACGGTTCGCCGCTGTATTCGATTTACCGGGCCGGCTGCAAAGAACTCGCGTTTCACCTGCTTGGGTCCACGGAAGCCGACGACACGTTCCGGGCGCGGCTGGAAACCGCGGAACGCATCATGCCGTCGCAGATGCGCGTGGTCACCACCGCGATGGAACGCGCCGTCGGCGAGTCCGCGTTGCGTTTGGAATCGCAGATGATCCTGCTGGCCACCGCGGTCAGCGGTGCCCCGTTCCTGGGGTTGCTCGGGACGGTTTGGGGCGTGATGGATACCTTTTCCGGGGTCGCCTTGGCCGGTTCCGCCAACCTTCAGGCCATGGCGCCGGGCGTTTCAGGCGCCCTGATCACGACGGTAACCGGCCTGCTGGTCGCCATTCCTGCCATGTTCGGCTACAATTTCCTGGTCACCAGCATTCGTTCCCTAATCGTGCAAAATGACAACTTTGCCGCCGAACTCGCGTCCGAGTTCGAGCACAAGTACGTTAATCACTCGCATTCGTGGCGTCCGGAGTTGGCCGACAAATGATCTTTTACCCGCCCGCCGCCATGCGCCGTTTCTCTGACCGTCACACCGTTCATACGCTGACCGAGATCAACGTCACGCCGCTGCTGGATCTCGCGTTCGTGCTGCTGGTCATCTTTATCATCACGACCCCGCTGATGGAAAACAGCATGAACCTGATCGTGCCCACCAGCACGGATGCCACGCAATCGATCGACCCGGCACAGGTTCAAACCATCTCGATCGATAAGGACGACGTGCTCCAGTTTAACGGCGAGACGGT from Verrucomicrobiota bacterium encodes:
- a CDS encoding multidrug efflux RND transporter permease subunit, with amino-acid sequence MNVSEIFIRRPIATSLLMVGVILLGLLGYFLLPISSLPTVDFPTIQVVTRYPGASPDVMTTAVTTPLETQFAQISGLSSMNSTSSFGVSTITMQFNLNRDIDVAAQDVQAAINVARGYLPSDLPNLPVYNKVNPADTPILTLAIYSDSLPIAQVNNFADTLLAQKLSQVQGVGLVTIEGDQKPAVRIQFNPSSLAALGLGPEDIRNIISQANTDEPKGSFNGARQAYSINSNDQLLDAAQYQKLIVAYRNGAPVKLSDVANVFDGVENDQLAAWVGKKTAVIVDVQRQPGANIIQTVDRIKRLLPRLTASFPPSVKVSVLTDRTETIRASVRDVQFTLLLTVVLVILVIFIFLRRVWATVIPSVALPLSLIGTFGVMYLLGFSLNNLSLMALTISTGFVVDDAIVMIENIFRYIEEGEQPLEAALKGSRQIGFTVISLSISLIAVFIPLLFMTGIVGRLFREFAITLSVAVIVSAIVSLTLTPMMCARFLKPIKKGHQENRFFRWTESMFEGMLHFYEAGLKLVLRHRFTTLLIAVATLVATIYLYVVIPKGLLPQQDTGEIIGVTDAAQNISFQAMLARQRQISDIVEKDPDVQAVASFVGAGTVNATMNTGRLYIILKPRDQRHASADQIIARLREATGNVEGISLFMQSVQDLQIDTRISRTQYQYVLEDTNAAELAEWTPKFLAELRKHPELSDVASDQQSNGLQQVIDVDRQKASRLGVQIDAVDNVLYDCFGQRQISLIFTQLNQYWVVMEVQPQFKSSPDTLNKIYVNATGNNAGQGSVTGAITASGQITAGGIQVPLSAIATMRTTTAPLVILHQNSFSAATISFNLGPGKSLGQAVQAIQQAKDAIGMPDTITSSFTGTAAEFQSSLSSEPWLILAAIVVIYIVLGVLYESYIHPITILSTLPSAGVGALLALLLLNIDFSLIALIGIILLIGIVKKNAIMMIDFALEAERERGKTPEESIYEACLLRFRPIMMTTMAALLGALPLAIQEGTGSELRKPLGITIVGGLLLSQILTLYTTPVIYLYMDKLGTFFTRRRKEAPAKKEELEPVLS
- a CDS encoding sigma-54-dependent Fis family transcriptional regulator, encoding MQGTILIVDDEKHTREGLRRSFEENFDVYTAGNAVEALTALDADQIDLVLTDLRLGGDDGLQLIDRILRRPRPPICILMTAYGSIATAVEAMKHGAYDFVTKPVNIDELEIKVARAIRSRQTEQENLQLKQQVHERFGLENLIGESPAMHRIYDTIRQVAPSRATALIMGESGTGKELIAHAIHNLSSRQKTRFVAVNCAAFPPQLIESELFGHEKGAFTGAIERRIGRIEQAAGGTLFLDEIGEIDPGVQVKLLRALDPGVFERVGGNQTIKADVRLIAATNRDLPELVREGKFREDLFYRLNVVQIRVPPLRERKEDIPLLATAFLKEISQRDGKPLRPLSPETMDRLVQYNWPGNVRELKGAIDSGVTLATGPQITLRDLPATVRGDTPDLSPRSEAKSDQMNLHDNEIRLIMRALEESHGNRTEAAKRLGISRRTLHRRLRELNLPD
- a CDS encoding efflux RND transporter periplasmic adaptor subunit, with protein sequence MASRRWLLILGSLLILAGGGWFYYTHFMHPATPEGQAAAGQNQGGNGGGSHGHGGGPGGRGGPGGPAPVVAGTVQKKDVPIYLNGIGTVQAYNTVVVHPQISGYLFSVKFREGQDVKKGDVLGVIDPRPYQAQLDQAIARKNADDAQLNNAKGVLTRDTDLLNKGVLDRQTYDTQRFLVDQLDATVKGDQAAVDNAQTQLSYTQVTAPLDGRCGIRQTDEGNLVNPSSTLVTITQLQPISVVFTLPQQYVARINQAFAKGPLKVIALDETQSQQLEDDGTLAVVNNQIDTTTGTVQLKADFNNAHFQLWPGQFVNTRLLVETKKDGLVVPASVVQRGPNGTFAYVITQDKKAEMRPVEVGQIDGEEALINKGLQAGEQVVVDGQYKLEPNMKVEIVPANSQAAKSLAQNEQNANPDQQQQQQQQQQQGEAQVAANENGRQPGAAGAGRRATRHQAGSAGDNGPVAANSQAPAPEQTPNPGQLEAYQAQNAGRPPVPAGTPNPYQQNQTFNDQQPNPSGGAHRHFH
- a CDS encoding PAS domain-containing protein yields the protein MRSGFIDKLIERIRRVQPEEVQNYLVRLAREKGFLERIFDALQEGVIVTDMQGKIQFLNSAAQQFFAVDDENVLGRPLTEVLRGLDWLALRSMGGTVSRDIEIFYPQHRFLNFYVTPLHLDDHPGASKMPVHGSMVGHVIILRDITEDRKTAERTIESEKLSALTLLAAGVAHEIGNPLNSLNIHLQLIDRKLRRVPEEVRNSIQELLDVAKGEIRRLDSIIQQFLRAIRPTSPQFVSADINELLKETVSFIRTEIQDRDILMEMDLAADLPRAEVDRDQLKQAFYNVIKNAVQAMRTGGILHIRSWWDEAYVSVTFADTGGGISPENMSKLFRPYYTTKSNGSGLGLLIVRRIVREHGGEIEIESNEGKGVQVTVHLPHGDKRVRLLEAGDSQPDIAEEK
- a CDS encoding MotA/TolQ/ExbB proton channel family protein; the encoded protein is MITKIRVVRLARMQNDRFLELFRSDRQPLNIYDSKIRFDGSPLYSIYRAGCKELAFHLLGSTEADDTFRARLETAERIMPSQMRVVTTAMERAVGESALRLESQMILLATAVSGAPFLGLLGTVWGVMDTFSGVALAGSANLQAMAPGVSGALITTVTGLLVAIPAMFGYNFLVTSIRSLIVQNDNFAAELASEFEHKYVNHSHSWRPELADK
- a CDS encoding glycosyltransferase family 39 protein; translated protein: MASGGIQLQSFLRALEQGRWAGAIRLTLIAAGILALALLYLLVQFRGLSTQDGIDQAQVAREIAAGHGFSTKNYRPVEISLFQQAQSPSQGVVPEHLPEVYHAPFQPLVNAVALGAARSTWAMQVDIAHPVYAADRVIAATSMLFFLLSVLLTFRLAVRLFDQRIAVAAAVFILLADQFWQFSLSGLPQMLLLFLFSLALTCLEQALQTKNRDRLPYVSLALLGLIFGLMSLTQPLTLFVAIGAFIFCALHFRPRLYAATVPALGCLSLLSLWIWHNYQVSHLPFGLSPFAWLHDVINTESGWLRRPAPDLASITPNLFRRRIQASFIDQLQAMGTLLGGVLVAPIFFLTLLHRFRRPATDSFKWALGLMWAGTFVGTVLAGIETKWLDPNQIHLLFGPPMTLYGLAFVLIVLNRLYADPGVLRVLLLVGLGMISALPSLIGFLPGNPPVNFPPYLPSMLQNLQRWSKPNEVISSDMPWAVAWYGDRKGLWLPDKPATFGEYMDYQTLGGPIVMLYLTPLTRDLRYASQLLSGEYSNWAALVLGLDRSVEAFPLRSRVFLAGGQCLLLADRARWEESHR